In a single window of the Palaemon carinicauda isolate YSFRI2023 chromosome 10, ASM3689809v2, whole genome shotgun sequence genome:
- the LOC137648024 gene encoding RNA polymerase-associated protein LEO1-like has protein sequence MGEAFTPVAKAVEAEPQDNDNNEEEDDDNLLRSSAPEEENINNDEEEDGGRKNNFLQPLEPEDNDNNEEEDDDNLLRSSASEEENINNDEEEDGGRKNNFLQPLEPEDNDNNEEEDDDNLLRSSASEEENINNDEEEDGGRKNNFLQPLEPEDNDNNEEEYDDNLLRSSASEEENIDDDDDEEEKEDDNRRE, from the exons AACCACAGGACAACGACAACAACGAAGAAGAAGACGATGACAATTTGTTGCGCTCATCAGCCCCAGAGGAGGAAAATATCAACAACGACGAAGAAGAAGATGGTggtagaaaaaataattttctacaaCCATTAGAACCAGAGGACAACGACAACAACGAAGAAGAAGACGATGACAATTTGTTGCGCTCATCAGCCTCAGAGGAGGAAAATATCAACAACGACGAAGAAGAAGATGGTggtagaaaaaataattttctacaaCCATTAGAACCAGAGGACAACGACAACAACGAAGAAGAAGACGATGACAATTTGTTGCGCTCATCAGCCTCAGAGGAGGAAAATATCAACAACGACGAAGAAGAAGATGGTggtagaaaaaataattttctacaaCCATTAGAACCAGAGGACAACGACAACAACGAAGAAGAATATGATGATAATTTGTTACGCTCATCAGCCTCAGAGGAGGAAAATatcgacgacgacgacgacgaagaagaaaaagaagatg ATAACAGACgtgaataa